One window of the Podospora pseudopauciseta strain CBS 411.78 chromosome 4, whole genome shotgun sequence genome contains the following:
- a CDS encoding hypothetical protein (COG:S; EggNog:ENOG503PAJ5), with protein MAAQIGLTEPGHTKFNLTFPLLQPSSNITPPSTTDDASSPSPPQNIIPGILFGILTPHIIGTLFLLSRLFSRLFLLKKWFWWEDTLILSSFLFSTAVCATYTITTTTTSFPTTHHDRHYTLRTYLALIFYQLSLCLTKLSILSFYLRIFSSCASTRRLRLLTVLTIIAVMCYGIPLLFITIFQCHPLPGLFFNSPTAVPHCFDFKPLLIASTSLHTATDVWLIMLIIPVIVRLQIPPRERAILGVVLSLGVFVAVASLTRLQLSLKAGGYIHTHHSGGDDDDEDEGVEVANTLAFFVMTVLELDVAVICACAPGVGVLMRRVWPGFLGGGGRGDTDTSDTEGGSLDLGTMRVVDGEGGKSVTELYFAGENGEVREPPALLISNHRTPHTTTLSLRSFISGLGPPRSRGKGVEGRREGRGLLLREDFTTCDDMETPTTTRMSEVGLEGCCDQDSVGFDRGHPPAAGEQTTPEKKRRCGVRRYSGRWGDSQESFVLGLNDPNIPSRLTPVDRVRKGEGNRQGEKNA; from the coding sequence atggcCGCACAAATAGGCCTAACCGAACCAGGCCACACCAAATtcaacctcaccttccccttACTCCAGCCCTCTAGCAACATCACACCCCCATCCACAACCGACGATGcatcttcaccttctcccccccaaaacatcaTCCCCGGCATCCTCTTCGGCATCCTAACCCCCCACATAATCggcaccctcttcctcctctcccggcTCTTCTCCCGGTTGTTCCTCCTCAAAAAATGGTTCTGGTGGGAAGACACGCTCATCCTGTCgtccttcctcttctcaacAGCAGTCTGCGCAACctacaccatcaccacaacaaccacctccttccccaccacccatcacgACCGCCATTATACGCTACGAACCTACCTCGCCCTCATCTTCTATCAACTCTCCCTCTGCCTGACCAAACTCTCGATTCTGTCCTTTTACCTCAggatcttctcctcctgcgcCTCCACCCGCCGGTTGCGACTCCTCACCGTTCTGACCATCATCGCTGTGATGTGCTATGGCATCCCACTATTATTCATCACAATCTTCCAATGCCACCCCCTTCCCGGCCTGTTTTTcaactcccccaccgccgTCCCGCATTGTTTCGACTTCAAACCCCTGCTCATCGCCAGCACGAGTTTACACACCGCCACCGACGTCTGGCTCATCATGCTTATCATTCCCGTTATCGTCCGTCTTCAAATCCCCCCCCGAGAGCGGGCCATTCTCGGCGTGGTTCTCAGCCTAGGCGTCTTCGTCGCTGTGGCTAGCCTGACAAGACTGCAACTCAGTCTCAAAGCCGGCGGCTACATCCACACCCATCACTCcggcggcgacgacgacgacgaggatgaaggtGTCGAGGTGGCGAACACGCTCGCGTTTTTTGTCATGACGGTGCTGGAGTTGGATGTGGCGGTTATTTGTGCCTGTGCGCCtggggtgggggtgttgatgaggagggtcTGGCCTGGGTTTTTGGGaggcggggggaggggggatacAGACACCAGCGACACCGAGGGGGGAAGCTTGGACTTGGGAACGATGAGGGTCGtcgatggggaaggggggaagagCGTCACCGAGTTGTATTTTGCGGGCgagaatggggaggtgagggagccgccggcgttgttgattTCGAATCATAGGACGCCGCATACGACCACTTTGAGCTTGAGGAGCTTCATCAGTGGGCTGGGGCCGCCGAGGtcgagagggaagggggtggaaggtcggagggaggggagggggttgttatTGAGGGAGGATTTTACGACGTGCGATGACATGGagacgccgacgacgacgaggatgagtgaggttgggttggaggggtgttgTGATCAGGATAGTGTTGGGTTTGATCGAGGTCATCCACCCGCAGCTGGGGAGCAGACGACGcctgagaagaagaggaggtgtGGTGTGAGGCGTTAtagtgggaggtggggggatAGCCAGGAGAGTTTCGTGCTGGGACTGAATGATCCCAACATCCCAAGCCGGCTAACACCGGTCGACCGGGTTAGAAAAGGGGAGGGCAACCGACAAGGAGAAAAGAATGCATAG
- the BPL1 gene encoding biotin holocarboxylase synthetase (EggNog:ENOG503NXNK; BUSCO:EOG09261666; COG:H) translates to MTSRKLNKLNVLVYTGTGSTLESVRHCIYSLRRLLSPNYAVIPITETAILKEPWAPTCALLVFPGGADLGYCRVLNGPGNRNIAQYVRRGGAYLGFCAGGYYGSQRCEFEVGNASMEVVGSRELSFYPGICRGGAFKGFEYHSERGARAADVRVRKEGFDGDGELPEVFKCYYNGGGVFVDAEKLAGEGAEVDILAEYEGDLDVESGEVKAAMVYCKVGEGAAILTGPHPEFDAVNLGRHSDLPEYEKLIEELAADEPSRTTFLKACLTKLGLEVSRGTAVPSLSKLHVSSIHHNEVGELLYSLDDIITKEDGDEYIKGENDLFHLEKPESRWDLTSLSRALQSELERPRISPSRGSPDPTTNYSHIPKRIVSHETAWPEPKETPYFNHAVYYSSLRQSREQNPGAEEWGDVLMYGEVVTSTNTLLEKNHKLLSHLSTGFTLAATTQVAGRGRGSNVWVAPPGSLIMSTVINHPAHLTSTRPIVFIQYLAAIAIVEAIKTYDVGYEDFPAKVKWPNDVYVRDPNNPDSVTYVKVAGILANCSYTAGNYQVVLGIGINTNNARPTTSLDAVIPLMPNKDSLQPFKIERLLARLLARLEVLYGEFVKGGFSKELEEKYYRYWLHSNQVVTLEAEGGVRARVVGITRDWGMLKAEEVTEGGINGALRGTGRVWALQSDENSFDFWRGLVKRKI, encoded by the exons ATGACTTCACGAaagctcaacaagctcaATGTCTTGGTCTACACAG GCACGGGCTCAACCCTCGAGTCAGTCCGCCACTGCATCTACTCCCTCCGCCGGCTGCTCTCCCCCAACTACGCCGTGATCCCCATCACAGAAACTGCCATTCTCAAGGAGCCATGGGCACCTACCTGCGCTCTGCTTGTTTTCCCTGGCGGTGCTGATCTAGGGTACTGCCGTGTTCTCAACGGCCCCGGAAACCGCAATATCGCTCAGTATGTCCGTCGCGGGGGGGCGTATTTGGGCTTTTGTGCAGGTGGCTACTATGGAAGTCAGAGGTGTGAGTTTGAGGTTGGGAATGCGTCAATGGAGGTTGTGGGGAGCAGGGAGTTGAGTTTTTATCCTGGGATTTGTAGGGGTGGTGCGTTCAAGGGGTTTGAGTATCATAGTGAGCGTGGGGCAAGAGCTGCTGatgtgagggtgaggaaggagggatttgatggggatggggagctTCCGGAGGTGTTTAAATGCTACTataatggtggtggtgtttttgttgatgctgaGAAGCTTGCGGGTGAGGGGGCCGAGGTTGATATTTTGGCTGAGTATGAGGGGGATTTGGATGTGGAATCGGGGGAGGTAAAGGCTGCAATGGTGTACTGcaaggttggggagggagcggCGATTTTGACTGGGCCTCATCCTGA GTTCGACGCCGTCAATCTCGGCAGACACTCCGACCTGCCCGAGTATGAGAAGCTCATTGAGGAGCTCGCTGCAGACGAACCATCTAGGACAACGTTCCTCAAGGCCTGTCTAACCAAACTAGGACTGGAAGTAAGCCGAGGGACAGCCGTTCCCAGTCTTTCCAAACTTCACGTGTCCTCCATCCATCACAACGAAGTAGGGGAGCTCCTCTATTCGctcgacgacatcatcacaaaAGAAGACGGCGACGAGTACATCAAAGGCGAGAAcgacctcttccacctcgaAAAGCCAGAATCCCGCTGGGACCTGACATCCCTCAGCCGAGCCCTCCAGAGTGAGCTGGAAAGACCAAGAATAAGCCCCAGCCGGGGCTCCCCAGACCCAACAACAAACTACAGCCACATCCCCAAGCGCATAGTATCCCATGAAACAGCCTGGCCGGAACCCAAGGAGACGCCTTACTTCAACCACGCGGTTTACTACTCCAGTCTTCGCCAATCCCGCGAGCAAAACCCCGGGGCGGAGGAATGGGGCGATGTGCTCATGTACGGCGAGGTAGTGACAAGCAcaaacaccctcctcgaGAAAAACCACAagctcctctcccacctctccacgGGTTTCACCCtcgcagcaacaacccaagTCGCTGGCCGAGGGCGCGGGTCAAATGTTTGGGTTGCCCCTCCGGGGTCGTTGATCATGTCGACAGTCATCAACCACCCTGCTCACCTCACCAGTACCAGGCCAATAGTCTTTATTCAATacctcgccgccatcgccatcgtgGAAGCGATCAAAACGTACGACGTGGGCTACGAGGATTTCCCTGCCAAAGTGAAATGGCCCAATGACGTCTACGTACGCGATCCTAACAACCCTGACTCTGTCACGTATGTCAAAGTTGCTGGAATTCTGGCAAATTGCAGTTACACGGCAGGGAACTACCAGGTTGTTCTGGGGATAGGAATTAACACGAATAATGCGAGACCAACTACCTCGCTTGATGCGGTTATCCCGCTCATGCCGAACAAAGACAGCCTTCAACCGTTCAAAATAGAGAGGTTGCTCGCCAGACTGTTGGCaaggttggaggtgttgtATGGGGAGTTTGTGAAAGGGGGTTTTAgcaaggagttggaggagaagtATTACCGGTATTGGCTGCATAGCAACCAGGTTGTGACTCTGGAggcggaagggggggtgagggcgagggtggtgggcatCACAAGGGATTGGGGGATGttgaaggcggaggaggtgacgGAGGGGGGGATCAACGGGGCGTTgagggggacggggagggttTGGGCGCTGCAGAGTGATGAGAACAGTTTTGActtttggagggggttggtgaagaggaagattTGA
- a CDS encoding hypothetical protein (EggNog:ENOG503P6NQ; COG:S), producing MGSAPSKDDDKRPTVEQPTPPAAAAAEQEEDEPDEWDKRIFSTGCAEENAKLTDCYYEKKDWRQCKEEMEMFKQCWKMQGNDKRTDSKDV from the exons ATGGGCTCAGCACCTTCCAAGGACGACGACAAGAGACCGACGGTTGAGCAGCCGAcaccgccggcggcggcggcggcagagcaggaggaggatgagcctGACGAGTG GGACAAGCGTATTTTCAGCACCGGCTGCGCAG AGGAAAATGCAAAGTTGACCGACTGTTACTACGAAAAGAAGGACTGGAGGCAATGCAAGGAAGAG ATGGAGATGTTCAAGCAGTGTTGGAAGATGCAGGGCAACGATAAGCGGACTGATAGCAAAGATGTCTGA
- a CDS encoding hypothetical protein (COG:S; BUSCO:EOG0926484N; EggNog:ENOG503NXAF) yields the protein MRPPTMRTTALQAYRKGVQSLTRPSTTSCLLPPSTTNRQASSTTTPPRPNPYIRKPISKPLTSKTIPPTPSPAPTVEEEPLIPEAPQTHDLDPSFNPPIHNPSASPPSQTFTTAISSPSRPFPPSDSGIDWSSSFHGLSTIAFSPETSSILMAPLDPIDVEMKPDGIIYLPEIKYRRILNRAFGPGAWGLAPRGELVVGEKVVTREYALVVHGRFVAQARGECQYFGEDNIPTAGEGCKSNALMRCCKDLGIASELWDPRFIREFKKKHCHEIWVEHVVNGKKRKVWTRKDSEPMYPYKVSKGGATTSSSSARRDDLGPVV from the exons ATGCGACCACCCACAATGcgcaccaccgccctccaaGCCTACCGAAAAGGCGTCCAATCCCTCACCCGcccatcaaccacctcctgcctcctccccccatcaaccaccaaccgacaagcctcctcaaccaccacccccccaagaCCAAACCCCTACATCCGCAAACCCATCTCCAAACCCCTCACCTCCAAAACCatccccccaacaccctcccccgctCCCACCGTCGAAGAAGAACCCCTCATTCCCGAAGCCCCCCAAACCCACGACCTCGacccctccttcaacccccctatccacaacccctccgcctcccccccctcccaaaccttcaccaccgccatctcctccccctcccgccccttccccccttccgACTCAGGAATCGActggtcctcctccttccacgGCCTCAGCACCATCGCCTTCTCCCCcgaaacctcctccatcctcatGGCCCCCCTCGACCCGATAGACGTCGAAATGAAGCCAGACGGGATAATCTACCTCCCCGAAATCAAATACCGCCGCATCCTCAACCGAGCCTTCGGTCCCGGCGCCTGGGGCCTCGCGCCCCGCGGCGAACTCGTGGTAGGCGAAAAGGTAGTAACGCGGGAATACGCCCTCGTCGTGCACGGCCG attcgTCGCCCAAGCCCGCGGAGAATGCCAATACTTTGGCGAAGACAACATCCCCACCGCCGGCGAGGGCTGCAAGTCCAACGCCCTCATGCGCTGCTGCAAAGACCTCGGCATCGCCTCGGAGCTCTGGGACCCGAGGTTCATCCGCGAGTTCAAAAAAAAGCACTGCCACGAGATCTGGGTCGAGCACGTCGTTAacggaaaaaaaagaaaagtctGGACGAGAAAGGACAGCGAGCCCATGTATCCTTACAAGGTCTCCAAGGGGGGTGCCACGACATCGAGTTCATCAGCAAGAAGGGATGATCTTGGGCCGGTGGTATAA
- a CDS encoding hypothetical protein (EggNog:ENOG503P12Y; COG:S): MATERILLTGATGYVGGTFIDRFVKSEEPILKAITIDALTRTDDVEQKLKETYGDRVNTIRWPGLSDLEFIEQIAANYDIVVNVGSGFFADGAKAFVKGLARRVKPKAPAPWILHISGCTNLGDRPLTGVAHPGRVFDDANSRATYDWCKEEDERRPWPQRTTEIGVLTLADELGVNALSLNAPAIFGEGTGLFNKQGIIVPVLMRYTVMNGYGFKLNDTANFDWVHVEDLADAYILLVKIILERYDRGIGYIPSGKDGIIHPSVGRVLHTEIFERCLDVCFAEGVLPREDTPKEKTIVLKSLQEITDDVGSGMVDMAELGWAGNKAMTGTVLPRLGWKPRHREEAWAKDFYDELKASREGRRGYVFDSCIGRKA; encoded by the coding sequence ATGGCCACCGAAAGGATCCTCCTGACCGGCGCGACAGGTTATGTCGGCGGCACGTTCATCGACCGGTTCGTCAAGAGCGAAGAACCCATCCTCAaggccatcaccatcgacgCCCTCACCCGCACCGACGACGTCGAACAGAAACTGAAGGAAACCTATGGCGACCGCGTCAATACAATTCGCTGGCCTGGCCTGAGCGACCTCGAGTTTATCGAACAGATAGCAGCCAACTACGACATTGTTGTCAATGTTGGTTCAGGCTTCTTTGCTGACGGCGCAAAGGCTTTTGTCAAAGGCCTTGCTCGTCGAGTGAAGCCCAAGGCACCTGCTCCATGGATCCTCCATATCTCGGGCTGCACCAACCTTGGCGACAGGCCTCTCACCGGAGTGGCGCATCCCGGACGTGTATTCGATGACGCCAACAGCAGAGCCACCTATGACTGGTgtaaggaggaggacgagagaAGACCATGGCCGCAGCGGACAACCGAGATTGGCGTTCTCACGCTGGCTGACGAGCTGGGTGTGAACGCTCTAAGTCTCAACGCACCGGCCATCTTTGGTGAAGGGACAGGTCTCTTCAACAAGCAGGGTATCATCGTTCCCGTTCTGATGCGTTATACCGTGATGAACGGGTACGGCTTCAAGCTGAATGACACGGCCAATTTCGACTGGGTTCACGTTGAGGACCTAGCCGATGCCTACATTCTCCTGGTCAAGATCATTCTGGAACGGTATGACCGCGGGATTGGGTACATTCCGTCGGGCAAGGACGGTATCATCCACCCTTCGGTCGGGCGGGTGCTTCACACCGAGATTTTCGAAAGGTGTCTGGATGTTTGCTTTGCTGAGGGGGTATTGCCTCGGGAGGACACACCCAAGGAAAAGACAATTGTTCTCAAGAGCCTTCAGGAGATCACTGACGATGTTGGGTCGGGTATGGTGGACATGGCCGAGTTAGGATGGGCTGGAAACAAGGCGATGACAGGAACGGTGCTGCCGAGGCTGGGGTGGAAGCCCAGGCATCGTGAGGAGGCGTGGGCCAAGGATTTCTATGACGAGTTGAAGGCGTCCAGGGAAGGCAGGAGAGGGTATGTATTTGACAGCTGTATTGGCCGCAAGGCGTAG
- a CDS encoding hypothetical protein (COG:U; EggNog:ENOG503P1AY): MFDIFAKLLSSIASFLFPLFASYKALKTSDPAQLTPWLMYWVVLACALLVESWTEWFLCWIPFYAYLRFFFLLYLVLPQTQGARYIYEEYVHPRLEENETAIEELIASAHDRLKAAGVAYLKQAIEYLKTNILGFPPSPDAASSASASQPTQPQTPQSYTQSLLAKFTLPSARWGSTAGATPPSHTASLGSDFYSFLASAVSAAASASAAPSTPTPQQQRPDSWSSIIPPSVRGAGASARMSFIQAQRERLNIVMSALDREEQAALHDNRPGSVSQDGSPGSASGLSKSRSEQDFEKLEAESGEEDEPRVHRRQVPERGTSTGGWMPWAWGQGGNTAGAGGKKEEQGRSSGFNGGQ; this comes from the exons ATGTTTGACATATTTGCCAAGCTCCTCTC CTCTATAGcatccttcctcttcccgtTATTCGCCAGCTATAAAGCCCTCAAGACATCCGACCCAGCCCAACTTACACCATGGCTCATGTACTGGGTTGTCCTCGCCTGCGCGCTCCTCGTTGAGTCCTGGACCGAGTGGTTTCTCTGCTG GATCCCCTTCTACGCCTACctccgcttcttcttcctcctctacctcgtcctcccccaaacccaaggcGCCCGGTACATCTACGAGGAATACGTCCACCCGAGACTCGAAGAAAACGAAACCGCCATCGAGGAACTGATCGCCTCGGCCCACGACCGTCTCAAAGCAGCAGGTGTCGCCTACCTCAAGCAAGCGATTGAATACCTCAAAACCAACATCCTCGgcttccccccttcccccgaCGCTGCCTCCTCCGCTTCCGCCTCTCAACCTACCCAACCTCAAACTCCGCAGTCATACACCCAATCGCTCCTCGCGAAATTCACCCTCCCTTCCGCCCGCTGGGGCAGCACAGCAGGCgcaacacccccttctcacACCGCCAGCCTCGGCTCGGATTTTTACTCTTTCCTCGCCTCGGCCGTGTCCGCTGCTGCCTCGgcctctgctgctccctcaaccccgACACCGCAGCAACAGCGACCAGACTCATGGTCAAGCATCATCCCCCCTTCTGTCCGTGGAGCGGGCGCCTCAGCTCGTATGTCGTTTATTCAAGCTCAGCGAGAGAGACTCAACATTGTCATGTCGGCGCTTGACCGGGAGGAACAGGCAGCTTTGCATGATAACCGGCCGGGGTCGGTGTCGCAGGATGGGTCCCCCGGGTCGGCCAGCGGTTTGTCCAAGAGCCGGTCAGAGCAGGATTTTGAAAAGCTAGAGGCCGAgagtggggaggaggatgagccgAGGGTCCACAGGAGGCAGGTGCCGGAGAGGGGTACTTCGACGGGGGGTTGGATGCCGTGGGCTTGGGGACAGGGGGGGAATActgccggtgctggtgggaagaaggaggagcagggGAGGAGCTCGGGGTTTAATGGGGGACAATAG